From a single Paenibacillus sp. FSL W8-0426 genomic region:
- a CDS encoding stalk domain-containing protein, which translates to MFAHRVGRNALAAIVALSLFGAAPGVSHVQAVPGISVLLDDVGLQFDAAPRIEKGVTYVPFRTVGQALGIEIAWNGKTQTVQAAGSVKGETVEVLLHVGSTTATVNGKQVKLAAAPIQREGRVLIPLSSFSAQFGVGVSWNQSSRTVSLVSPQKEMHLRAFYAVQSFQERDLVSSMNSVAYGWSRIDRDGQFTLEGDEYRMPAAAGEVTPQSLVQDAANQGVRPYLMVYALDGSGELTRMLSDSSMRQKSIDGIAAAVMENGFGGIVLDFEGLGFKLDAVEQQKLFNQYVKELKNAVASDISLSIAVPPLNGAYKGYDYKTLASVADDLIIMAYQYNPVGTKAQVPEPNSLVEQAIKLALEAGVPKQKLLLGISLGSEKPDSVDDKLGLAKRYDLKGAAFWRLGLFRAYNSGMESAVHASAIKETES; encoded by the coding sequence ATGTTCGCACATCGTGTCGGAAGAAACGCCCTTGCTGCGATTGTTGCATTATCCCTGTTCGGGGCTGCTCCGGGTGTCAGCCATGTACAGGCAGTTCCCGGCATTTCGGTCTTGCTTGATGACGTTGGCCTGCAATTCGATGCCGCTCCCCGGATCGAGAAAGGCGTTACGTATGTTCCGTTCCGCACGGTGGGCCAAGCTTTAGGCATCGAAATTGCCTGGAACGGCAAAACCCAAACCGTTCAGGCTGCAGGCAGCGTAAAAGGTGAAACCGTTGAAGTTCTGCTTCACGTTGGCAGTACGACAGCCACGGTGAACGGTAAACAGGTTAAACTGGCAGCTGCTCCAATCCAGAGAGAAGGACGCGTGCTGATTCCGCTTAGTTCATTCAGCGCCCAATTCGGCGTTGGCGTAAGTTGGAACCAATCGTCACGTACCGTTTCTCTCGTATCTCCGCAAAAGGAAATGCACCTTAGAGCTTTCTATGCCGTGCAGTCCTTCCAGGAAAGGGATTTGGTGTCCTCCATGAATTCGGTCGCCTACGGCTGGAGCCGCATCGACCGCGATGGCCAATTCACGCTGGAGGGCGATGAATACCGCATGCCTGCCGCTGCCGGAGAAGTAACGCCGCAGTCCCTTGTTCAAGATGCAGCCAATCAGGGGGTTCGCCCGTATCTGATGGTTTATGCGTTGGATGGCAGCGGGGAGTTAACCCGGATGCTGAGCGATAGCAGCATGCGTCAAAAATCGATCGATGGAATTGCTGCTGCCGTCATGGAGAACGGATTTGGAGGAATCGTGCTGGATTTCGAAGGCCTCGGCTTCAAACTGGATGCCGTTGAACAGCAAAAGTTGTTTAACCAATACGTCAAAGAGTTGAAGAATGCCGTTGCTTCCGACATCTCCCTGTCGATCGCCGTGCCTCCCTTGAACGGGGCTTACAAAGGCTACGACTACAAAACGCTCGCTTCGGTTGCCGACGATCTGATCATCATGGCGTATCAGTATAATCCCGTCGGCACCAAAGCGCAGGTACCCGAGCCGAACTCCCTTGTGGAGCAAGCGATCAAACTTGCGCTGGAAGCTGGCGTACCTAAACAGAAGCTGCTGCTAGGCATCAGTCTGGGCAGCGAGAAACCTGATTCCGTCGATGACAAGCTGGGGCTTGCCAAGCGATACGACCTAAAAGGGGCAGCATTCTGGCGACTCGGCTTGTTCCGCGCGTATAACAGCGGAATGGAAAGTGCCGTCCATGCATCGGCCATCAAAGAAACGGAATCATAA
- a CDS encoding carbohydrate ABC transporter permease produces MIRETTLRSRVFDVTLLVVLLLIAFLCILPLWYTLAVSLSEKSAAAAGKVWLWPVGFNFNSYQQIIGDRSFFNSFWISIQRVVLGAAITFVVTTMMAYPLSRSPREFRMRNVFMWILVFTLLFNGGLIPWYMTVKAIGLYDTIWALVLGGGVPVFNVILIVNYFRNLPKELDEAALVDGAGPWRMLITIYVPLAVPVLATVTLFTIVYHWNEFFHGLVLTSGQDHYPLQTLIQQFVVVIDASNMTEDQYKRMNELSNQTLNAAKIFIAMLPVLIVYPFLQRFFIHGITLGSVKE; encoded by the coding sequence ATGATAAGAGAAACGACGCTGCGATCCCGGGTGTTCGATGTCACGCTGCTGGTCGTGCTGCTGTTGATCGCATTCCTGTGTATATTGCCCCTCTGGTACACGCTGGCGGTATCTTTAAGCGAGAAATCGGCGGCTGCTGCCGGGAAAGTATGGCTGTGGCCCGTTGGTTTCAATTTCAATTCATACCAGCAAATTATCGGAGACCGTTCCTTTTTCAATTCCTTCTGGATTTCCATTCAGCGGGTGGTGCTTGGGGCAGCCATCACGTTTGTTGTAACAACGATGATGGCTTATCCGCTCTCCAGGAGCCCGCGCGAATTCCGGATGCGCAACGTATTCATGTGGATTCTCGTGTTCACGCTGCTGTTCAACGGCGGCTTGATTCCCTGGTACATGACCGTGAAAGCGATTGGGCTGTATGATACCATTTGGGCGCTTGTTCTAGGCGGGGGAGTGCCGGTATTTAACGTTATTCTGATCGTGAACTATTTTCGGAATCTGCCCAAGGAACTGGACGAGGCTGCACTTGTGGACGGGGCCGGACCGTGGCGCATGTTGATCACCATTTATGTTCCGCTGGCCGTGCCGGTACTGGCTACAGTCACGTTGTTCACCATCGTGTATCATTGGAACGAGTTCTTTCACGGGCTGGTGCTGACTTCCGGACAGGATCATTATCCGCTGCAAACGTTAATCCAGCAATTCGTCGTCGTCATCGACGCGTCCAACATGACGGAAGACCAATACAAGCGGATGAACGAGTTATCCAATCAAACGCTGAATGCCGCAAAAATATTCATTGCCATGCTTCCCGTGCTTATTGTGTATCCGTTCCTGCAGCGTTTTTTCATCCATGGCATTACGCTTGGGTCAGTAAAGGAGTAG
- a CDS encoding NADH:flavin oxidoreductase, with product MLYSNSVQSLFEPITLGNLVLPNRTVMAPMTRGMSPNGVPGPDVAGYYRRRAENGVGLIVTEGTVVDHADASDQQNVPHFYGEEALKGWAHVVSEVHAAGGKIMPQIWHMGVKGQVNDYSESDIAGIVSAFAQAAAEAKRIGFDGIEIHGAHGYLIDQFFWEKTNQRTDRYGGSMLARTRFAEEVVRACRKAVGPDFPIILRISQWKSSDYTAKLAKTPEELEHFLAPLLEAGVDLFHCSTRRFWEPEFEGSDLNFAGWVKKITGKPTITVGSVGLDDDFMALFTRGQGAGNAGIEGLAQKLANGEFDLVAIGRALLVDPAWVSKIRDGRTEEWIPFTPEALQTLS from the coding sequence ATGCTTTATTCCAATTCCGTGCAATCTCTTTTTGAGCCTATTACTTTAGGAAATCTGGTCCTGCCCAATCGCACCGTCATGGCGCCGATGACCCGCGGCATGTCGCCGAACGGGGTTCCCGGCCCGGACGTTGCAGGCTATTACCGCCGCAGAGCCGAGAATGGCGTCGGTCTGATCGTGACGGAAGGCACGGTGGTGGATCATGCAGATGCATCCGACCAGCAAAACGTTCCCCATTTCTATGGAGAAGAGGCTCTCAAAGGCTGGGCCCACGTGGTGTCCGAAGTGCATGCGGCCGGCGGCAAAATCATGCCGCAGATTTGGCACATGGGCGTAAAAGGCCAAGTCAATGATTATTCCGAATCGGACATTGCGGGCATCGTGTCGGCATTTGCCCAAGCTGCTGCCGAGGCCAAACGCATCGGTTTTGACGGCATTGAAATCCACGGCGCGCATGGGTACCTGATCGACCAGTTTTTCTGGGAGAAAACGAATCAGCGCACAGACCGTTACGGCGGAAGCATGCTTGCGCGCACTCGTTTTGCGGAAGAAGTGGTTCGTGCATGCCGGAAGGCGGTAGGTCCGGATTTCCCGATCATCCTGCGCATTTCGCAATGGAAGAGCTCGGATTATACAGCCAAACTGGCAAAAACGCCGGAGGAGCTGGAGCATTTCTTGGCACCGCTGCTTGAAGCGGGCGTAGACCTTTTCCACTGCTCGACTCGGCGCTTCTGGGAGCCTGAATTCGAAGGTTCTGATTTGAATTTTGCCGGTTGGGTGAAAAAAATAACGGGCAAGCCAACCATCACTGTCGGTTCTGTAGGCCTCGACGACGACTTCATGGCACTGTTCACCCGTGGACAGGGTGCAGGCAACGCAGGCATCGAAGGTTTGGCGCAGAAGCTCGCCAACGGAGAGTTCGATTTGGTAGCGATCGGCAGAGCGCTTCTGGTCGACCCGGCTTGGGTCAGCAAAATCCGGGACGGCCGCACGGAGGAATGGATTCCATTCACCCCCGAAGCACTGCAAACTTTATCTTAA
- a CDS encoding GerAB/ArcD/ProY family transporter, producing MREAGTKLNTSEAVIVVLNSVLGAGILTLPRTISKAVGTPDVWISVLMSGLLVTAIGLMMVALCRRFPGKTVFEFLPQLTGQWGAYVLGMLIVSYFVVLCSFEIRVMAEITSMYLLKGTPSWVSIMVIMWIGIYMMNGGLKVMIRVFEIMLPITLALFLLVFLLSGRLFDLNNLRPMLGEGFMPVLKGIKPSFLSYSGYEVVLITTAFMANAKAGSRAVIYSVLVTTLIYLVTIVMVIGNLSLEGVHTRTWPTLDMVRSFEIRGFFFERFESFFLVFWLTQIFATYVFKHYFASIGLRELFRLKNVQVIQYALLPVLYVLSYLPRNLDETLSLGDKLGDISIFLFGLMPLMLLILSFARKGAAGRL from the coding sequence ATGCGTGAAGCAGGCACCAAATTGAACACATCCGAGGCCGTTATCGTCGTTTTAAACAGTGTGCTCGGTGCGGGCATTTTGACGCTTCCCCGTACCATCAGCAAGGCGGTAGGGACCCCGGATGTATGGATCTCCGTGCTGATGTCAGGGCTGTTAGTTACAGCGATCGGCCTAATGATGGTGGCATTGTGCCGGCGGTTTCCTGGAAAAACGGTGTTTGAATTCCTTCCGCAACTTACGGGGCAATGGGGAGCATATGTCTTGGGGATGTTAATCGTTTCCTATTTTGTTGTGTTGTGTTCGTTTGAAATCAGGGTTATGGCGGAAATTACAAGCATGTACCTGCTAAAAGGCACCCCAAGCTGGGTTTCCATCATGGTAATCATGTGGATCGGAATATATATGATGAATGGCGGACTGAAGGTGATGATACGGGTTTTCGAAATCATGCTGCCGATCACGCTGGCGCTGTTTCTGCTGGTATTCCTTTTGAGCGGGCGGTTATTTGATCTCAACAACCTGCGGCCGATGCTGGGCGAAGGGTTCATGCCTGTGTTGAAAGGCATCAAACCTTCATTTCTGTCCTATTCGGGTTATGAGGTAGTATTAATAACAACGGCTTTTATGGCCAACGCCAAAGCAGGAAGCCGAGCGGTCATTTACAGCGTACTGGTGACGACTCTCATATATCTGGTTACGATTGTGATGGTCATTGGCAATTTGTCTTTGGAGGGGGTTCACACAAGAACGTGGCCGACATTAGACATGGTTAGAAGCTTTGAAATCAGAGGATTTTTTTTCGAACGTTTCGAGTCCTTTTTCCTCGTTTTTTGGTTGACGCAAATTTTTGCCACATATGTTTTTAAGCACTATTTTGCGTCGATCGGATTGCGGGAATTATTTCGGCTCAAAAACGTGCAGGTTATACAGTATGCGCTGCTTCCGGTTCTGTACGTGCTATCCTATTTGCCACGGAATTTGGATGAAACCTTGTCTTTGGGAGACAAACTGGGTGATATATCCATATTTTTGTTCGGATTGATGCCCTTGATGCTCCTGATCCTCAGCTTTGCGAGAAAAGGGGCGGCAGGCAGGTTATAG
- a CDS encoding MarR family transcriptional regulator produces the protein MRTTDERLDTWFSLTHIQSEINEQLEQVLQQKYGLSLKEFYVLYFISQTDDKELRLQQLQEKIGLSQSATSRLVARMEAETCGALERHMCENDRRGIYTGITERGEMKLRGALETFDEVLQEKLLNKGLKTVMESLVAELG, from the coding sequence TTGAGAACAACAGACGAACGTTTGGACACCTGGTTTTCATTGACGCATATCCAATCCGAGATCAATGAACAACTGGAACAGGTGCTTCAACAGAAATACGGTTTGTCTTTAAAAGAATTTTATGTGCTGTATTTTATTTCGCAAACCGATGATAAAGAGCTCCGCTTGCAACAGCTGCAAGAGAAGATCGGTTTGAGCCAAAGCGCAACATCCCGGCTTGTAGCACGGATGGAGGCCGAAACCTGCGGTGCGTTGGAAAGACATATGTGCGAGAATGACCGCAGAGGGATCTACACCGGCATAACCGAACGGGGCGAAATGAAACTGCGCGGCGCGCTTGAAACGTTTGACGAAGTATTGCAGGAAAAGCTGCTGAACAAGGGGTTGAAAACGGTAATGGAATCGTTGGTTGCCGAGCTCGGTTGA
- a CDS encoding GerAB/ArcD/ProY family transporter, with product MNPSPSQISTTDTIVVMINAMLGAAIFMVPRSTALAGGTPDVWISIIVSGAVVVGMGYIMVGLCRKYPGKTLFEFMPEITGKWIAIPIGFCMIVYFLVRAAYEIRIMAEVTGMYLLEGTPLWAIIMIFMWIGMYMLLGGLKVIVRVLGIILPITLVLFVLEVLLSIQLFHLNYLRPLLGEGILPVVKGVKPGLLSFIGFEVLFILAANMKKPNEGRKAVLWSTGITTAFYLITVVMVIGSLSLDGMWNRTWPTLDLIRSFEIEGLVFERFESFLLIIWIIQIYAVFAISHYSASIGVSVVFRIQHVKGIIYTLFPFVYLVAMIPENVEETIELGNKLDNVFLVLFGIVPVLLLSVSLIRKKRGKGDKAGAGNVQTEGETP from the coding sequence GTGAATCCATCCCCATCGCAAATCAGCACAACGGATACGATTGTGGTCATGATCAATGCCATGCTCGGCGCGGCCATTTTTATGGTTCCCCGTTCAACGGCCCTGGCCGGCGGAACTCCGGATGTTTGGATTTCCATCATAGTGTCAGGAGCCGTCGTTGTGGGCATGGGGTACATTATGGTTGGACTGTGCAGGAAATATCCGGGGAAAACACTGTTCGAATTCATGCCGGAGATTACGGGCAAATGGATCGCGATCCCGATCGGGTTCTGCATGATCGTATATTTTCTCGTAAGGGCTGCTTATGAGATAAGAATCATGGCAGAGGTGACGGGCATGTATTTGCTCGAGGGTACGCCGCTATGGGCCATTATCATGATCTTTATGTGGATCGGGATGTACATGCTGCTGGGTGGGTTAAAGGTCATCGTACGTGTGCTGGGGATTATTCTGCCGATTACGCTGGTGCTGTTTGTGCTAGAGGTCCTGCTCAGCATTCAGCTGTTCCATCTGAATTATTTAAGACCATTGCTTGGAGAGGGCATTTTGCCTGTCGTGAAGGGAGTCAAGCCCGGCTTGCTGTCTTTTATCGGATTTGAGGTGTTGTTCATTTTGGCAGCAAACATGAAAAAGCCGAACGAAGGACGCAAGGCCGTTTTATGGAGCACCGGAATAACGACGGCGTTTTATCTGATCACCGTGGTGATGGTTATCGGCAGTCTTTCCCTTGACGGCATGTGGAACCGGACCTGGCCCACACTGGATCTGATCCGCAGTTTTGAGATTGAGGGGCTCGTTTTTGAGCGCTTCGAATCTTTTTTGCTCATCATTTGGATCATACAAATTTATGCCGTGTTCGCGATTTCCCACTATTCTGCTTCGATTGGAGTGAGCGTGGTATTCCGAATCCAACATGTTAAGGGCATTATCTATACGTTGTTCCCCTTCGTTTATCTTGTTGCGATGATTCCTGAAAATGTGGAAGAAACCATTGAATTAGGAAACAAGCTGGACAACGTCTTTCTGGTTTTGTTCGGGATTGTTCCGGTATTACTGTTGTCGGTAAGCCTGATTCGCAAAAAAAGGGGGAAGGGGGACAAGGCAGGTGCAGGGAATGTTCAAACAGAAGGAGAGACTCCATGA
- a CDS encoding MarR family transcriptional regulator, translating into MNAANNSNELLNTWISLTNIQTNINDELERVLEAEYGLSLKEFFVLYFLMQTDEKKLRLQQLQDLVGLSQSAISRLVGRMEAENCGALNRHICEDDRRGIYTCITGLGQEKFRKALVTFNEMLETSLQQGDLKQQIQSLIQKL; encoded by the coding sequence ATGAACGCAGCGAATAACTCGAACGAACTTTTAAATACGTGGATTTCCCTTACGAATATTCAAACGAACATCAATGATGAGCTGGAGCGTGTATTAGAAGCTGAATACGGTTTGTCGTTGAAAGAATTTTTCGTGCTTTATTTTTTGATGCAGACCGATGAGAAAAAATTAAGGCTGCAGCAGCTGCAGGACCTGGTTGGCTTGAGCCAGAGTGCCATATCCCGGCTTGTCGGCCGGATGGAAGCTGAGAACTGCGGTGCCTTGAACCGGCATATTTGCGAGGATGACCGCAGAGGGATCTACACGTGCATTACCGGTCTGGGGCAAGAGAAATTCCGCAAAGCGCTTGTTACGTTTAACGAGATGCTGGAAACCTCTCTGCAGCAAGGAGATCTCAAACAGCAGATCCAGTCGCTGATTCAAAAACTGTAA
- a CDS encoding paeninodin family lasso peptide, producing the protein MEAKKEMWQAPVLEVLDVAQTLAGAGYRQIDWVTEHDADIYDPLS; encoded by the coding sequence ATGGAAGCGAAAAAAGAAATGTGGCAAGCTCCCGTATTGGAAGTACTGGACGTTGCTCAAACGTTGGCTGGTGCAGGCTACAGACAAATCGACTGGGTTACGGAACATGATGCGGACATTTATGATCCACTGTCCTAA
- a CDS encoding PRD domain-containing protein, with translation MFVEKVLNNNVLLTKNHKGKEVIVMGRGISFNKAAGDRVEDEKIDKIFVLNENEFTAKLMELLNDIPVTHLEVVNEIVTRANEVLGTTLSDNIYLTLTDHIHFAIQRHENGVQLKNAMLFEIKSFYKKEFEIGLESLQYIENSLGVKLGEDEAGFIALHIVNARMDSSEMKLTMKMTEMVHSILNIVTYHYNTIMDESSVNYSRFLRHLQYFSMRVLRNEVQQTGEDFLYNQVKKTYANAFECTRKINDFLEKTYQQSLSKDEYVYLTIHIHRVTERNHLETTE, from the coding sequence ATGTTTGTTGAGAAGGTGCTAAATAACAATGTATTGTTAACCAAAAACCATAAAGGCAAAGAAGTCATCGTTATGGGAAGAGGCATTTCTTTTAACAAGGCTGCCGGAGACCGGGTTGAGGATGAAAAAATCGATAAAATTTTTGTGCTGAACGAAAATGAATTCACAGCCAAGTTGATGGAGCTCTTGAATGACATTCCCGTTACTCATCTGGAAGTGGTCAATGAGATCGTTACCCGTGCCAATGAAGTGTTAGGCACCACGCTGAGCGACAATATTTATTTGACCCTGACCGACCACATCCATTTTGCGATCCAGCGACACGAGAATGGCGTGCAGCTGAAAAATGCGATGCTGTTCGAAATCAAAAGCTTTTACAAGAAAGAATTCGAGATTGGCCTGGAGTCGCTCCAATACATCGAGAACTCCCTGGGGGTGAAGCTTGGCGAGGATGAAGCAGGATTTATCGCACTACATATCGTGAATGCGCGCATGGACAGCAGTGAAATGAAGCTGACGATGAAAATGACGGAAATGGTTCATTCCATTCTGAACATCGTGACCTATCATTACAACACGATTATGGACGAGTCTTCCGTAAATTATTCCAGATTTTTAAGACACTTGCAGTATTTCTCGATGCGTGTTCTTCGAAATGAAGTACAGCAGACAGGCGAAGACTTTTTGTATAACCAAGTGAAGAAGACGTATGCCAATGCCTTTGAATGCACGCGCAAAATCAATGACTTTCTGGAAAAAACGTATCAGCAATCATTAAGCAAGGATGAATACGTATATTTGACCATTCATATTCATCGGGTCACGGAACGCAATCATCTGGAAACAACCGAATAA
- a CDS encoding rhodanese-like domain-containing protein, translating into MFWFMMISVLTGLVVLIHRLWPAPYLTPIHYRSLINQKESLHHFKIVDIRDASEYEHQPTPDSINISLGRLPYVWHKHLLREERIFILSNEMYRAKKAARILRKKGFQSLYVVEMDRKPVVSTPK; encoded by the coding sequence ATGTTTTGGTTCATGATGATCTCCGTGTTGACCGGATTGGTTGTTCTTATTCACCGATTATGGCCTGCCCCATATCTTACGCCAATCCATTATCGGAGCTTGATCAATCAGAAGGAGAGCTTGCACCATTTCAAAATTGTCGATATCCGGGACGCTTCTGAGTATGAACACCAACCGACTCCGGATTCCATCAATATTTCATTGGGCCGCCTTCCGTATGTATGGCATAAACACCTGTTGAGAGAAGAACGCATTTTTATTTTGTCCAACGAAATGTACAGGGCCAAAAAGGCCGCGCGGATCTTGCGCAAAAAGGGGTTTCAATCCTTGTACGTTGTAGAAATGGATCGTAAGCCGGTTGTGTCAACGCCAAAATAG
- a CDS encoding NADH:flavin oxidoreductase/NADH oxidase — MKDLFSSYTLKGLDLKNRIVMPPMCQYSVENKDGIATDWHYLHYVSRAVGGTGFIIIEMTDVEPDGRISDFDLGLWSDDQIPALKRIVDACHSYGAKVGIQIAHAGRKAEDAEVPVAPSAIAFDENYKQPRALTTAEVKDMVEKFRSAAARAMKAGFDAIEIHGAHGYLIHQFHSPLTNKRDDEYGQDLTLFGREVIQAVKGEMPEDMPLIMRISAKEYVEGGYGIEESIAFAKAYQEAGIDMFDVSSGGEGPIAAFGRPGTHAGYQVPLARDIKQALDVPVIAVGRLDDAKLANAVIGNEDADLVAVGRGLLRNPHWALEAASNLRKETSIPKQYSAGF; from the coding sequence ATGAAAGATCTATTTAGTTCGTATACATTGAAAGGGTTGGATTTGAAAAACCGGATCGTGATGCCTCCCATGTGCCAATATTCTGTTGAAAACAAAGATGGCATTGCTACGGATTGGCACTATTTGCACTATGTAAGCCGTGCTGTGGGCGGTACCGGGTTCATTATTATTGAAATGACCGATGTGGAACCCGATGGCCGCATTTCCGATTTCGATCTTGGGCTGTGGTCGGACGATCAGATCCCGGCGTTGAAACGAATCGTGGATGCTTGCCACAGTTACGGCGCCAAAGTCGGCATTCAGATTGCCCATGCGGGACGCAAAGCCGAAGATGCCGAGGTACCCGTGGCGCCGTCTGCAATCGCGTTTGACGAAAATTACAAACAACCGCGCGCACTGACGACGGCCGAAGTAAAGGACATGGTCGAAAAATTCCGCAGTGCGGCGGCCAGAGCAATGAAAGCCGGATTCGATGCCATTGAAATCCACGGTGCCCACGGCTACCTGATTCATCAATTCCATTCTCCGCTGACCAACAAACGCGACGACGAGTACGGTCAGGACCTTACCCTGTTCGGCCGCGAAGTCATTCAGGCTGTTAAAGGCGAAATGCCTGAAGACATGCCGCTGATCATGCGGATTTCCGCCAAAGAGTACGTTGAAGGCGGATATGGCATCGAGGAAAGCATCGCTTTTGCCAAAGCTTACCAGGAAGCCGGCATCGACATGTTTGACGTTTCCTCCGGCGGCGAAGGCCCGATTGCGGCTTTTGGCAGACCCGGCACGCATGCGGGCTATCAGGTGCCGCTCGCCCGTGACATCAAGCAAGCGCTCGATGTTCCCGTCATCGCCGTCGGCAGATTGGATGACGCAAAGCTCGCCAATGCGGTGATCGGCAATGAAGACGCAGACCTGGTAGCCGTAGGCAGAGGGCTGCTGAGAAACCCGCATTGGGCACTTGAAGCGGCATCGAATCTGAGAAAAGAAACTTCGATTCCGAAGCAATACTCGGCAGGATTCTAA
- a CDS encoding ABC transporter permease subunit: MRNRSFIKHYYVMLLPGMVWLLFISIIPMFGIAIAFQDFNPGQGIWKSTWIGLENFEYMFSLNDTKTIFFNTVYIAVMKIAGNLIVPLIFAIMLNELRLLVVKRWVQTIVYLPHFLSWVILSGILLDVFSYTGPVNGLLSILGFEPVLFFARADLFPFIVVGSDVWKEFGFNTIIYLAALTGISPALYEAASMDGASRMRRIWHVTLPGLRTTIVLLAVLSLGNVLNAGFDQIFNLYNPLLYSTGDIIDTWVYREGLLNMQYGLATAVGLLKSVVSFVLIIVSYLLASKFANYRIF; this comes from the coding sequence CCGATGTTCGGGATTGCCATTGCTTTTCAGGACTTCAACCCGGGTCAAGGCATCTGGAAATCGACCTGGATCGGGCTGGAGAACTTCGAATATATGTTCAGCCTGAACGATACCAAGACCATTTTCTTCAATACGGTGTATATAGCCGTCATGAAAATTGCCGGCAATCTGATCGTGCCGTTGATTTTTGCGATCATGCTCAATGAACTGCGTCTCTTGGTGGTCAAACGCTGGGTGCAAACGATCGTGTATCTTCCTCACTTTTTGTCCTGGGTCATTCTGTCCGGCATATTGCTCGACGTGTTTTCGTACACGGGTCCTGTCAACGGACTGCTGAGCATCCTTGGATTTGAACCGGTGTTATTCTTTGCCCGAGCAGACTTATTCCCATTTATTGTCGTGGGTAGTGACGTATGGAAGGAATTCGGTTTCAACACGATCATCTACCTGGCCGCGCTGACCGGCATCAGTCCAGCCTTGTACGAAGCAGCTTCGATGGACGGAGCCAGCCGGATGCGCAGAATCTGGCATGTGACTTTGCCTGGATTGCGCACGACGATTGTACTCTTGGCGGTGTTAAGTTTGGGAAACGTGCTGAATGCAGGCTTTGATCAAATTTTCAATCTGTACAATCCGCTGCTGTACTCGACGGGCGATATTATCGATACATGGGTATACCGCGAAGGGTTGCTGAACATGCAGTACGGACTCGCAACCGCGGTTGGCCTGCTAAAATCGGTAGTCAGCTTTGTGCTCATCATCGTCTCGTATCTGCTGGCTTCGAAGTTCGCCAATTACCGCATATTCTGA